A genomic segment from Chitinophaga niabensis encodes:
- a CDS encoding SusC/RagA family TonB-linked outer membrane protein, translating to MKKLITTLCMLCGLLFTAGAQVITGTVNLPGANILEKGKTNATKSDAVGNYKIRVSDPNATLIFSYVGYKTKEVKISGQSTIHVELELSASSVQEVVVVGYGTQQRKDITGSISTISASKIKNQPAVSVDQLLQGRAAGVDVSQASGAPGGRLNIRIRGASSLNAGNEPLFVIDDVPVYNSSKDPSGTSYGTFTATNALASLNPNDIESIQVLKDASATAIYGSRGSNGVIIITTKRGSGNGIAVDYNGYYGVQTVANKLKLMNGAQHAAFLNDWAQTRNLPIPFARPDSIGKGTDWQDELFRPAMIQNHQVSLSSGKGNLKYFVSGNYYNQDGIVINSNMKRYSFRVNADAKINEKVKVSQSLSYSRTINRSVPTTGAGSGNVRSVGEKIYDTSPTIPVFDENGDYVDYWYNAGKAESPVASLLSVKNKLEGDNFLGNVALEYKPIENLTFRSLLGINLTNRSNQEYYPRATTYIGGLLGGLGMIGERKITNILNENTVRYTKIFKQKHNLELLGGFTWQKEQDFSATTEPSGFADDRLGLNSIGSATGATIIGSSLTEWSMASFIGRVNYQYDNKYLLTASFRADGSSKFGADNKWGYFPSVALGYRLSEEPFMKGLKFISDLKLRGSYGLTGNQEIGSYQSLATLTTSNAYIFDNKLVPAARHTRLENGELKWEKTGQWDVGLDAAFFNNRLRLTADYYKKDTRNLLFTIDLQAYSGYSSALYNTGGLQNKGFEISLGGDIFTGNFTWTADMNLGHNKSKITSLGRATSTTLFVGYPPGNFLGYVYEGVFHTQAEIDAQTVQTNVKPGDARYKDVTGDGFLNADDRIVMGNSLPEFTYGISNVFGYRNFSLTVFLQGSAKADRTEGTGLNDPSGTGNKSLNLLNRWTPSNPDSNIPRAGYSNVLTSTYQLMDASYLKIRNVQLSYTFRSGSSVYLSGQNLLTKTDYIGYDPDGGGGYPTATTLMFGVNLKL from the coding sequence ATGAAGAAATTAATTACTACGTTATGTATGCTCTGTGGCCTGCTGTTTACTGCAGGCGCACAGGTCATAACAGGCACCGTCAATCTTCCCGGAGCAAACATCCTCGAAAAAGGAAAAACGAATGCAACCAAATCAGATGCTGTGGGTAATTATAAGATCCGCGTTTCGGATCCCAACGCTACATTGATCTTTTCCTATGTTGGGTATAAAACAAAGGAAGTAAAGATCAGCGGCCAATCTACCATTCATGTAGAACTGGAACTCTCTGCTTCTTCCGTACAGGAAGTAGTAGTGGTGGGTTATGGTACACAACAACGGAAGGATATCACAGGATCTATCTCCACTATTTCAGCCAGTAAGATCAAAAATCAACCAGCGGTAAGCGTGGATCAGTTATTACAGGGAAGAGCTGCTGGTGTGGATGTTTCACAGGCTTCCGGAGCTCCCGGCGGACGATTGAATATCCGCATCAGGGGAGCCAGTTCTCTGAATGCAGGTAACGAACCCCTTTTTGTAATTGATGATGTGCCGGTTTATAATAGCAGCAAAGACCCTTCCGGTACTTCTTATGGAACATTCACTGCCACCAATGCATTGGCTTCACTGAACCCGAATGATATTGAATCCATCCAGGTATTGAAAGATGCTTCTGCTACCGCTATTTACGGCTCCAGGGGATCTAACGGGGTAATTATCATTACCACCAAACGCGGATCAGGTAACGGGATAGCTGTGGACTACAATGGCTACTACGGTGTGCAAACGGTAGCGAATAAACTGAAACTGATGAATGGAGCGCAGCATGCTGCATTCCTGAACGACTGGGCACAAACCCGCAACCTGCCCATCCCTTTTGCCAGGCCGGATTCCATCGGAAAAGGAACAGACTGGCAGGATGAACTGTTCCGGCCTGCGATGATCCAGAACCACCAGGTGTCTTTATCCAGCGGAAAAGGAAACCTTAAATACTTTGTTTCCGGTAACTATTATAACCAGGATGGGATTGTGATCAATTCCAACATGAAACGATATTCCTTCCGCGTAAATGCAGATGCAAAGATCAATGAGAAAGTAAAAGTTTCACAGTCTTTGTCTTACAGCAGAACCATCAACCGCTCTGTACCCACTACAGGAGCAGGCAGCGGTAACGTGAGGTCTGTAGGAGAGAAGATCTACGATACTTCTCCCACCATTCCTGTATTTGATGAAAATGGAGATTACGTGGATTACTGGTACAATGCAGGAAAAGCAGAAAGCCCTGTAGCTTCTTTGCTCAGCGTAAAGAACAAACTGGAAGGAGATAATTTCTTAGGGAATGTTGCCCTTGAATACAAACCGATAGAAAACCTCACCTTCAGATCGCTGCTCGGCATTAACCTTACCAACAGGAGCAACCAGGAATATTATCCCAGGGCAACCACCTATATAGGAGGGCTTTTGGGAGGCCTGGGCATGATCGGGGAAAGGAAGATCACCAATATCCTCAATGAGAATACAGTACGGTATACAAAGATCTTTAAACAGAAACACAACCTGGAATTACTGGGTGGTTTTACCTGGCAGAAGGAACAGGACTTCAGCGCTACCACGGAACCTTCCGGTTTTGCAGACGACAGGTTAGGGCTCAATTCCATAGGAAGCGCTACCGGCGCTACGATCATTGGTTCTTCTTTAACAGAATGGAGCATGGCTTCTTTCATTGGAAGGGTTAATTATCAGTATGATAATAAATATTTGTTGACAGCATCTTTCAGGGCAGACGGTTCTTCTAAATTCGGCGCAGATAACAAATGGGGCTATTTCCCTTCCGTAGCGCTGGGATACCGTTTATCTGAAGAGCCTTTTATGAAAGGCCTGAAATTCATTTCCGATCTGAAATTAAGAGGCAGTTACGGGCTTACCGGTAACCAGGAGATCGGAAGTTATCAGTCCCTCGCTACTTTAACCACTTCCAACGCCTATATCTTTGATAACAAACTGGTACCTGCTGCCAGGCATACAAGATTAGAAAACGGGGAATTGAAATGGGAGAAAACAGGGCAGTGGGATGTTGGATTGGATGCAGCTTTCTTTAATAACCGCCTGAGATTAACAGCAGATTATTATAAGAAAGATACACGGAACCTCTTATTCACCATCGATCTGCAGGCGTATTCCGGCTACAGCAGTGCGCTCTATAATACAGGCGGATTACAGAATAAAGGATTTGAAATAAGCCTGGGTGGAGACATCTTCACCGGTAACTTTACCTGGACGGCGGACATGAACCTCGGGCATAATAAATCAAAGATCACCTCCTTAGGCCGCGCCACCTCTACCACCTTATTTGTTGGTTATCCTCCCGGCAACTTCTTAGGATATGTGTATGAAGGAGTATTTCATACACAGGCCGAAATTGATGCACAAACCGTGCAAACCAATGTTAAACCCGGAGACGCAAGATACAAAGACGTTACCGGTGATGGATTCCTGAATGCGGACGACAGGATAGTAATGGGGAATTCCCTGCCTGAATTCACCTATGGCATCAGTAATGTATTCGGATACAGGAATTTCAGCTTAACGGTATTCCTCCAGGGATCTGCAAAAGCGGATAGAACGGAAGGTACTGGTTTGAATGATCCTTCCGGAACAGGCAATAAATCCCTGAACCTTTTAAACAGGTGGACGCCTTCGAATCCTGACAGCAATATCCCAAGAGCAGGTTACAGCAATGTATTGACTTCCACGTATCAGCTAATGGATGCTTCCTATCTGAAGATAAGGAACGTGCAGCTGAGTTATACTTTCCGCTCAGGCTCCAGTGTTTACCTGTCCGGCCAGAACCTGTTAACGAAAACAGATTACATCGGCTATGACCCAGATGGCGGTGGAGGATATCCCACTGCAACCACACTCATGTTTGGCGTAAACCTTAAACTCTAG
- a CDS encoding RagB/SusD family nutrient uptake outer membrane protein, producing the protein MQTTTKNIATALLVLAGVSFTSCAKFLEEEPKSFLAPENYYKTAEDAFIALTGAYDALGSGGETYIARRLQYLTWFTSDEALPPTLTAEKPLDEFSYVSDNDDVSRVWNSMYAAINQANIVLNRVAKINMDENLKTQYLAEAHFLRALSYFYGVRLWGDLPLVAKEVTAISEVDIARSPISDVYALIISDLEFAGLHLAPSNQNGRARKGAAKALLAKVYLTRASSAAKQADDYQKCADLCNEVLTMPEHVLLPDYEKAVGGEDEFNKESLFEWQGDRVLTTSSELSILGSFSLPRGMYVIPGQAASDGGSIVSEVAYFNRYPDNDYRKECTFYISGPDKNGNTITWQQLAVPYPSPAKKYINKTSTTRDAAAFSGNFVVLRLSDVYLMRAEALNEISGPTADAYTMINAIRGRARKRNGTNPSATPADLSGLTKDSFRDAVLNERVLELGFEGHRWFDLVRTKRLVETIRAIHPTYPVTDKNLLFPIPANEIKLNPKIIQNPEW; encoded by the coding sequence ATGCAAACAACCACTAAAAATATAGCTACTGCTTTACTTGTACTCGCAGGTGTTTCATTTACTTCCTGCGCAAAGTTCCTGGAAGAAGAACCTAAGAGTTTCCTGGCACCGGAGAACTATTATAAAACAGCAGAAGATGCATTTATAGCACTTACAGGAGCTTATGATGCATTGGGGAGCGGTGGTGAAACATATATAGCCAGAAGGCTGCAATACCTTACCTGGTTCACATCTGATGAGGCATTGCCACCAACGCTTACCGCAGAAAAACCTTTGGATGAATTCAGTTATGTGTCTGATAACGATGATGTATCCCGGGTATGGAATTCCATGTATGCCGCCATCAATCAAGCCAATATCGTACTCAACAGGGTAGCGAAGATAAATATGGATGAAAACCTGAAAACGCAGTATCTCGCAGAAGCGCACTTCCTCAGGGCACTAAGTTACTTTTATGGTGTAAGGTTATGGGGCGACCTTCCGCTGGTGGCAAAAGAAGTAACAGCTATCAGTGAAGTGGATATTGCCAGATCACCGATCAGTGATGTGTATGCCCTGATCATCTCAGACCTGGAATTTGCAGGTTTGCACCTGGCACCTTCCAATCAAAATGGACGGGCAAGGAAGGGAGCTGCAAAAGCTTTGCTGGCAAAGGTCTATCTGACCAGGGCTTCCTCAGCAGCCAAACAAGCGGACGATTATCAGAAATGTGCAGACCTCTGTAATGAAGTATTGACAATGCCTGAGCATGTACTGTTACCTGATTATGAAAAAGCGGTAGGAGGAGAGGATGAGTTTAATAAAGAATCACTGTTTGAGTGGCAGGGAGACCGTGTTTTAACTACTTCAAGCGAATTGTCTATCTTAGGTTCTTTCTCTTTACCAAGAGGAATGTATGTAATACCAGGGCAGGCTGCTTCTGACGGAGGATCTATTGTAAGTGAAGTAGCCTATTTCAACCGTTATCCTGATAATGATTACCGTAAAGAATGTACCTTCTATATTTCGGGGCCTGATAAGAATGGGAATACTATCACCTGGCAGCAATTAGCAGTGCCTTATCCAAGCCCGGCAAAAAAGTACATCAATAAAACCAGCACCACAAGGGATGCTGCTGCCTTTTCCGGAAACTTTGTAGTGCTCAGGCTTTCTGATGTTTACCTGATGAGGGCAGAAGCGTTGAATGAGATATCAGGGCCTACCGCGGATGCATATACCATGATCAATGCCATCAGGGGAAGAGCAAGAAAGAGGAACGGCACCAATCCCTCTGCCACACCGGCTGACCTGTCTGGCTTAACAAAAGATTCCTTCCGGGATGCAGTGCTGAATGAACGTGTGCTGGAACTGGGATTTGAAGGCCATCGCTGGTTCGACCTGGTAAGGACAAAAAGGCTGGTAGAAACTATCAGGGCTATTCATCCTACCTATCCTGTTACGGATAAAAACCTGCTGTTCCCCATCCCCGCCAATGAAATAAAACTGAATCCTAAGATCATACAGAATCCGGAATGGTAA